Part of the Sphingorhabdus pulchriflava genome is shown below.
AGGCCTTCGCGGCGCGGATCGTCCCCCGTCCAACGGATGAGCGTCTTGATTGCTTCGAGCACCTCGTCCGGAACGACAACTTTACCGCTCTCGTCAATCTCGTCATCATAATGAATGTGCGCGATGGGAAACACCATTTCGGGTCTGTTCATGCTGGTCCTCCTGCCGATCAACTCGGTCTCTAGACTATCCAGCTACGCTTGCCCGCCTTTCCATTCCATACAGCCAAAGGCCTTTAGGGTTAATCACCCGATAGCCTGCCCCGTTTTCGCCCAGTCGGCGAGGAATCCTTCGATGCCCTTGTCGGTGAGGACATGCTTGAACAGCCCCTTGATCACCGATGGCGGCGCAGTCATCACATCGGCGCCGATCTTTGCCGCCTCCAGCACATGGATGCCGTGGCGCACGCTGGCGACAAGGATTTCAGTACCGAAATCATAATTGTCATAGATCAGGCGAATATCGGAAATCAGGTTCATGCCATCGAAGCCGTTGTCGTCGTGGCGGCCAACAAAGGGCGAAATGAAGGTCGCACCCGCCTTGGCCGCGAGCAGCGCCTGATTGGCTGAGAAACAAAGCGTGACATTCACCATCGTGCCATCGCTGGTCAACGCCTTGCTGGTTTTAAGTCCGTCTATGGTAAGCGGCACTTTGATGCAGACATTGTCCGCAATCTTGCGCAGAACCTCCGCCTCTTTCATCATCGTCGCATGATCGAGTGCGACGACCTCCGCCGAAACCGGCCCGTCGGTCAGCCCGCAAATCTCCTTGGTCACTTCCATGAAATCGCGGCCGGATTTCATGATCAACGATGGGTTGGTGGTTACACCATCCAGCAGGCCGGTGGCGGCCAGTTCCTTGATGTCGTCGATTTCGGCGGTGTCGGCGAAGAATTTCATGTGCGGCCTACTCTCAAATTTGGTGAAGAATCGAATATAATGCCTAATGGCAAAATGCTCGCCGGTTGGACAGGTTATTTCGACCGCCGATGCTGTTCCCAACTTGCGAACTAGGCACCCGCGCTTTTGCTGTGCAGCAACAACGTCGAAATTGTGGAGCGCAATTGCGCCGGGCGTATCGGTTTTTTCAAAACGGTGACCGCTGGCTGATCGGGCATTTGCCTGACCTTACTTTCGTCATGTCCCGTCAGGATCAGCGCGGGCAGATCGGGCCCCATTTGTGCCCGGGCGACGGCGACCACTTCCTCGCCCGTAACACCACCGCCGAGATCGAAGTCGGTAATCAGCAGATCATAATCGCCAGCACGCATCCGATCGGGGAGTCCCGAATGCGCATCGACTTCACAGCCCCATGCGGTGAGCAAATCGCGCATGGCATCCATCACGTCAGCATCATCCTCAACCAGCAAGACGTTTCGCCCCTTTAACGGTAAGCGCGGATCGAACCTTTTGGCCCGCAAGGTTTCAGGAGCGACATCTGTCACCAGCTCAATACCCTGCAGTTTTATCGAAGTTCCCTTGCCATGTTCGGAATGGATGGCCACCTCTATCCCCAGCAACGCGGAAATCCGTTTGACGATGGAAAGGCCCAGCCCAACGCCCTGGCGGTCTGGATCGCCGCGTTCCCGGACCTGGAAGAATTCATCAAAAACGCGCATCAAATGTTCGCTGGCGATGCCTTCGCCATTGTCGCAAACTTGAATCATCACCCGATCACCTGCCGACCGGCAGCCGAGTACAACCTTGCCATCGATGCTATGCTTGATCGCGTTCGAAATGAGATTCTGCAAAATGGTGGTTAACAAGGCACGATCGCAACGCACAATTTTGGTTGTCTTGACGACCTGGAAATCGACATTCGACCAGGCAGCGGCTGCTGAATTCTGCGCTTCGAGTTCGGCAAATATCTGTCCCAGCGCGATTGGCTCGATTTCCGCCTTCAGCGTGCCGCTATCAAGCGTCGATACGTCGAGCAAAGACCGAAAAAGGCGAGCCACACCCTGCAACGATCTGTCAATGCGGTCGGCGATAACGCGCTGCTCGCGCGACAAACCTGTGCGCCTGAGCGTTTCCAGAAACAGCCCGATCGCATGTACCGGCTGGCGAAGATCATGGCTGGCTTGAGCCAGAAAACGTGACTTTGACAAACTGGCATCTTCAGCGGCGCGCAACGCCCGGTCATTCGCGCGGAGCAATGTATAACCATAATGAGGGATGATCAGCGCGGTTATCGACAATGTCGCCACCATGCTGGGGTCCGCTTGCCAATATGGCGTCAGCCAGAATATCGCGAACAAGCTGATTTGGGCCATGAATGTGGCAATAATCAAATATCGCCGTCCAAATCGAAAACCGTTCCCCATGGTTACCCAGAGAATGACCGCATAAAGCGGCAACATCACGACGCAACCGGCGATTATCCCATAAGATAGGCCGGCAAAGTCATTCACCATTACTGCGATGCGGCGGGCCGGATAATGTCCCGGATAGGCTTTGGTATGCAAAAGGATTGCGACCGAAACCGGTAGGAAAAACACATTATAGGTCAGAACGTTGCGGGCCCATTCCTCTAAGCGGAGTCCGCCCGTCATATAGTAATTTGTAGCCAGGATGTAGAGGATGATCGTGAACAACATCCCCATCCGGTTCCACGCTTGACCGATATCAGCCTTCAACTCGGTAGGCGTTGCTTCATATCGCTTGAATAACATAAACTCTCATACCCGCAGCTTGCTGCAGTCTGTCGGAAGAATGCAGTATGTTACCGGCGGATTTTTTGGAAACCAGACGCCAGACACTGCTTTCTATCTGAGCAAGCCGAATACGCCAATTAGCAAAGGATCGTTGGTTTTTTGCGGATTGGCACGAATGCCCTCTTCCTCGAGCCCAATCGCTGCCCAAATCGCATCGTCAGCTTTGCGTGTAATATCCTGCCCCAATGCCGCCATATCAAAGCCGGTAACCGACTGGACCGCGCGATTGATGACCTGATCGTCGAACAAGCGCAGACCATCGGAAATACCGGGAAGCATCGCGTCAAACAACGCGATGCCCATCTTGCCGCGCAAAAAACGGGTCGCTGCTTGCGGCCCGCCGCGCACAATTTCATCGGCGGCCTCGATACTGACCATCCGGATCGTGTCTGCAATCAACGGAGCGGCGCGTTCCGCACCTTTTTCGGCGGCCCTATTGAGTTGGCGCTGCAGCCGGTCTCGGAAGGACTGGCTTTGCAGCACGACCGAGAGAATTCCCGTACCGCGACCGCCGCCCAACCGGTCTGGCAAGGCGATACGTGCCACCGAATGGTCGTAAAAACCACCCGGTTGCAACAGCAGCGCAAACGCATTTTGCGATGCCGCCACCAGCAACCGGCGAATGACTTCAGCAAGGCTGTAGCGAGGCCCTGAAGCGCAACCAACCAGAGCGAGCGTCGCCCCGGCGGCACCTGCCAGCAGAAGTTGGCGGCGTTCGAACAATATGGACATGAAGCGACTCCTCCCAAAACCCTATAACGTTCGAATATCAGAAAAATTCCGACTCTACCATGAACGGGTCGGTGAAGGCGTGACGCGACAGGGGTCACACCCTATATCCACCAGATGAATCGTCCCAGCCCCTCTGGCAAACGCGTGCGCGTTATCCTGTTGACGCAGGTCATAGGGCCGCTCGATTATCGCCTGCCCGACTGGATGGACGCCGATGTCGGTTCGGTTGTTGTTGTGCCGCTCGGCCCCCGCAAGATGGTGGGTGTGATTTGGGACGAAGGGGTGTTCGGCGACGAAGCGGTCGAAGAGCACCGCCTGCGCAATGTGCTGGAGGTTATCGACGTCCCGCCGATCAAGCGCGGCCTAAGACGGCTGGTTGATTGGGTCGCCGACTATTATCTGTCCAACCATGCCGCCGTGTTGCGGATGGTTATTTCATCCTCTGCCGCGCTGTCGGCTGGAGGGACGGTTACCGAATATCGGCCCTCAGGGATTGAGCCTGCCCGATTGACCCCGCAACGTGCGGCCGCGCTGGATTCTTTGGTCGATGCCCAAGGGCTGGTGCGTGAGCTGGCCGAGCAGGCTGGCGTCAGCGAGGGTGTGATCCGTGGTCTGGTAAAGGCGGGCGCGCTGGAGCCGGTGATGGTCAGCATCGATGCGCCCTTTGCGGCGCCTGAACCCGACCATGACCATCCCGAACTGTCAGACCTGCAGGAGGCCGCCGCAAAGGTGATGCGCGATGCAGTTAGATCAGGCGGATTCGAACCGATGGTGCTTGACGGCGTCACCGGATCGGGCAAGACCGAAACCTATTTTGAAGCGGTGGCAGAGGCGCTGAAGATTGGAAAGCAAGTTCTTGTCTTGCTTCCTGAAATTGCTCTTACCCAGCCCTTTCTGCAACGCTTCGAAGCGCGCTTTGGCGTCGAACCCGCAACCTGGCATTCGGGAATGAAGCAATCGCAGCGCCGGCGGGTGTGGCGCGGTGTGGCAGAGGGGCGGGCGCAGGTAGTGGCCGGTGCTCGCTCGGCCCTGTTCCTGCCCTTTGCCAATCCCGGGCTGATCGTCGTCGACGAGGCGCATGAGATCAGCTTCAAGCAGGAAGATGGCGTACGTTATCATGCGCGCGACGTTGCGGTGATGCGCGGCAAGTTTGAGGGCTTCCCGGTCGTGCTGGCATCGGCCACACCCGCGCTCGAAAGCCGCCATATGGTGAGCATCGGGCGCTACAAGGGCCTTGAAATCCCCTCGCGCTTTGGCGCAGCAAAGCTCCCGCGCATCGAAGCCATTGACCTGACGCAGGACCAGCCCGAACGCGGCACATGGATCGCGCCGACTCTGCTCAAGGCGCTTGAAGAGCGGCTGGAGCGCGGTGAGCAGAGCCTGCTCTTCCTCAACCGACGCGGCTATGCGCCACTAACCTTGTGCCGCAATTGCGGGCATCGTTTTGAATGCCCCAATTGCACGGCTTGGATGGTCGAGCACCGCTTGGTCCGCCGCCTTGCTTGCCATCATTGCGGCCATGTCATGCCTCCGCCCGATAAATGCCCCGAATGCAGCGCGGAGGACAGCCTCGTCCCATGCGGCCCGGGGGTCGAGCGGATAAGCGACGAGGTCAAACGCTTCTTTCCTGAAGCGCGCACCATTGTCGCTACCTCGGACACTTTGTGGTCACCTGAAAAAGCCGCCGAATTTGTCGCGCTGGTCGAGAATAAGGCGGTCGACATCATCATCGGTACGCAATTGGTGACCAAGGGATATCATTTCCCCGAACTGACTTTGGTCGGCATCATCGACGCCGATCTTGGATTAGAGGGCGGCGATTTGCGCGCCGCCGAGCGCACCTTTCAGCAAATTGCCCAAGCGGCGGGCCGCGCAGGCCGCGCTGACAAGCCCGGTGAAGTCTATATCCAGACGCGCAACCCGTCGCATCCCGTCATCGCAGCGTTGGTGGGTGGCGACCGCGATGGCTTCTACGATGCGGAAACCGAGCAACGCCGCCGCGCCGGTGCCCCGCCTTTTGGACGCTTTGCTGCGATCATCATCAGTTCAGAGGATGAACGCGAAGCCATCGAAACAGCGCGGGCAGTCGGTGGTTCAGCCCCGCAGGTCGACGGGATGCACGTCTATGGCCCAGCACCTGCTCCGCTCGCCATGCTGCGCGGACGCCACCGGCAGCGCTTGCTGGTGCATGCGCTCCGCTCAGTCGAGTTGCAGAGCATCATGCGCGAATGGCTCGGCGGTCTCGAATTCCCGCGTAGTGTGCGGGTGGGTGTCGACGTTGATCCATACAGCTTCCTGTAAGCAAATTTTTGCTCTACCTTTAGCCGTCTTATTTCTATAACACAGTGCATCGATGTTCTTCCGGCGATCCAAGACCCCTGTTCCCACCGATATAGACGGCAGACTGGCCGCGTTTGACCGTGCCTATGCCGGGATGTTTCCGGGTGAGCCCAAGCCTTGGGAATCGACAGTCAATACAGAACAGCCCAACGCACCCGGAAAGCCCTGGCTCATGGGCAAGACACGCTGGTGGTGGTTTAGCCGTGCCAGCGCTGGACTATTGGCTTTGTTCATCCTCATCGTCTTTTGGCTGGCGATCACCGCACCGCTCTCCAAATCGCTGCAGCCGATAGCCCCGCCGCGCATCACATTGCTCGCTTGGGACGGCACGCCGATTGCCCGCAACGGCGCCGTCGTCGATAAACCCGTTGAGGTCAAAAATCTGCCGCCACATGTGGTGCAGGCTTTCCTCTCTATCGAAGACCGCCGCTTCTATTCGCACTGGGGCGTTGATCCGCGCAGCATCGCCCGTGCGCTGTGGAGCAACACCTTTGGCAGCGGCCTGAAACAGGGCGGCAGTACGATTACACAGCAGCTCGCCAAATTCACCTTTCTGACGCCAGAGCGCAGCCTGACACGAAAGGCGCGCGAGGCGTTAATCGCCTTCTGGCTCGAAGGCTGGCTGACCAAGGACGAAATCCTCGAACGCTATCTGTCGAACGCCTATTTCGGCGACAATGTATACGGTCTGCGCGCCGCTTCGCTGCATTATTTTTACCGCCAACCCGAGAGGCTGACATTGTCGCAGGCGGCGATGCTGGCAGGGCTGGTGCAGGCACCCAACCGGCTCGCCCCCACCCGCAATCCCCAGCGCGCCGCCAAACGCGCGAAGCTGGTTTTGAACGCAATGGTCGCAACCGGCGCGATCAGCGAGGCCAAGGCCGACGCGACGCCAATTGCGCGGATCGATGTGCGCTATAAGGAAACGCTGCCCACCGGCACCTACTTCGCCGATTGGGCCATGCCGCAGGCGCGGCTGGATACCGAAACCGGCTATGCTGATCAGGTCATCCGCACCACGCTCGACTCACGTCTGCAGAATATTGCCCGCAATGTGATAGCGCGCGCGCCGCTCGGCAATGCGCAAGTAGCGCTAGTGGCGATGCGGCCCAATGGCGAGGTTGTCGCGATGGTGGGCGGTAAAAGTTATAAGGAATCCCCCTTCAACCGCGCGACACAGGCCAAGAGACAGCCCGGATCTACCTTCAAACTGTTCGTCTATTCGGCGGCATTACGCAGCGGGATGACGCCTGACAGCAAGGTCGACGATAGCCCGATAACCGAGGGCGACTATCGCCCCAAAAACTATAGCGACCGCTATCGCGGCAAAATCACGCTGAAACAGGCCTTCGCCCAATCGAGCAATGTTGTCGCCGTGCGGCTGTACAACCAGCTGGGCTATAGCGCGGTTGCTCGTGCGGCGAAGGACCTCGGCGTTGAAAGCCCACTGACCCGCGATGCCAGTCTTGCGCTGGGCAGTTCGGGCATGACCTTGATCGAGCTGACCTCCGCCTATGCAGGTGTTGCCGGAAACAAATGGCCGGTCGAACCGCGCGCCTTTGTCGCTGAAGAAGAAGGCTGGTTCGGCTGGCTACTTTCTGCGCAACGCAGTTTCAGCAATGCGCACCATAAGGCGTTGCTCGAATTACTGGGCGCGACCGTCAACCAGGGCACCGGGCGTGCGGCGCGATTGGCAATCCCGGCCTATGGCAAAACCGGCACCAGTCAGGACTATCGTGATGCGCTGTTCATCGGCTTTGCGGGCGATCTGGTGGTCGGCGTGTGGATCGGCAATGATGACAATACCCCGCTGAAAAATATGACCGGTGGAGGCCTGCCCGCGCGCATCTGGCGCGATTTCATGGGGCAAGCGGTCAAAGGCGCGGGCGCGCGGCCCAAGCCGAAGCCGGTGGTCGAGCCCGATCCCGAAGGCCCGATCGAGCCGCTCGACCTGCCTGAAATTCCCGAACTGCCGGTCAATATCAACGGCACTGAAGTCCGCGTCGATCCCGACAAGGGGGTAACCGTCAGCGGACAAATTGAGGGCGTACCTCTGGACGTCACGATCGGCCGCGATGGTGTGAATGTGCAGTCGAGGGAAGATCCCCAGCGCCAGTGAGGGCATCAATAGTTTGGCTTAGATTGATTGCCCGCCCGATTTATGGTCGAGTGGCGCAGGGGCCTGATTTGGAGATTCGTGTGTGCGGCAGCTTCTGAACTGGTTTCTGGTGGCAGCGATGGCGGCTTTGGCCGTTTCGGCGGTTCGTGCCGACCCATCAGACATCGCCGCCGCTAGCCGCAGCGTCGTGCGCGTCGTCGTTTTTCCCGCATCAGGCGGGGATACTCCAATCGGACACGGATCGGGCATCGTCGTCGCGCCCGACAAAATCCTGACCAACGCCCATGTCGTTTCGGAAGAAGAATATGATGGCGCGATCCGTGTGGTCATTGTGCCTTCCGACGGTGGTGAGGCGATAACGGCCGAGATCATTGATCGCTCGCCACGCAACGATCTCGCGCTGATTGCGCTGAATGATGGCAAGCGGCTGACTCCGGCGACCTTTTACAGCGGACCTGTGGGCGACGGATCGGATGTCTTTGCCATCGGCTATCCGGGCGGCGTTGATATCGCCCAGGGTCTCAACATGTCCGATGTCCTGCGCCCGCAAGCGCCGGTCAAGACACGAGGCAACGTCTCCGCTGGACGATCCGCCAAGGAATTTGAGACAATCTTGCACACGGCCGCAATCGGCGGCGGCAACAGCGGCGGGCCATTGGTTGATGCGTGCGGACGCGTGCTCGGCGTCAACAGCTTCGGTAGTATTTCGGATGGCAGCGACGCCGAATTTTTCTTCGCGGTTGCCCAGCGGGAGGCCGTGGCCTTTCTGCGTCAAAACAATGTGGGCATTCGCAGCGTCGACAGCGAATGCCTGTCGCGCGCCGATTTGAGCCGCGCCGAAGCCGAAAGAGCTGCTGCCGAAAAAGCGCGCATCGAGGAAGAAAACCGGCTCGCTGAATCTGCCCGCACCAAGAGCTTTGGCGAAGCGCGACGGCAGGCCGAATATGACATCATTGAATCGCGCGACAACCGGTTGATGCTGACAGTAATCCTGATCCTGTTGGCTCTCGGTGCTGCCGGGACAAGCTGGCAGTTGCTAGAACGCGAGCGACGCGACCACGCCAAGCTTGCCGGTGGTTCGGCCGCCGCGCTGGTGGTTGCCGCTTTCCTGACCTGGTTCACGCGCCCCGGCTTTGACGAAGTCGACACCCGAACGCGCACCACACTCAGCGAGACCGCAGACCCGGCTGCTCCTGCCAAGGTGGCGCGCGCCGGCAAAATGACCTGCGTCATCGACCGGAGCCGCAGCCGCATCACCGTGTCCGACACCGCCGATGTGCCGTTCGAATGGACCGACACAGGCTGTGTCAATACGCGCACCCAATATGTCGAAACCAACGGCCTGTGGACCCGCACCTTCGTGCCAAACAATGAGGCGCAGGTTTCGATTATTAGCTTTGAACCTGACAGCAGCACCTATCGCATCGAACGCCACTTGCTTGGAGCAGAGGCCATGCAAAAGGCTCGTGAAGCGCGCAGTCAATATGATGTGAAGAGCTGTTCGACCGATCCTGCGATGCTGGAAAAGGTGACTTCGATGAATCTAGCCGTGCGCCAGTTACTTCCCCAGCAACCGAATGAATTGCTGGTTTTCAATTGCAACTGAACCTTTGCGTGGTCGAAATTTGCCGTTAAGGCCCTGAGTCGAAAATGGCTGACAATTCCCCTCTCGAACAGTTCAAGCAGGTGCTGACCGGCACCTCGCGCGCGATTGCGCATGATCCGGAGGTCGAGCTGGCCTTCACCGCCGACGCGCCGACGCAAGCAGGGAAGAATTTCCGTGTGCCGATGCCGGGCCGATCGCTGCCGCCCGAACAGATCGCTGAAGCGCGCGGTTTTGCCGACAGTTTCGCATTGCGCCTGAAGCATCATGACGTCGCCCGCCACGCGGCATTGCGCCCGCATGAGGCGATGGCAGGGGCCGCGTTCGACGCCATAGAAACCGCCCGGATCGAGGCGCTGGGTTCGCGCGCAATGGACGGGGTGAAGGGCAACCTCACCCATGCGCTCGAAATGCGGCTGCGCACCGACCCGATTTCGCGCGCGCAGGCGGCCGAAGAGGTGCCGATATCGACCGCGCTCGCTTTGATGGTGCGTGAACGGCTGACCGGCCAAGCGGTGCCCGAAATTGCGTCGCAAGGTGTCGATCTGCTGCGCGGCTGGATTGAGGATAAAGCGGGTAGTGATCTCGATGCACTGGGTCTCGCGCTCGACGATCAGGCAGCCTTTGCTTCGCTCGCGCAGACGATGCTTGAGCATCTCGACCTGACCGAAGGCGAGATCGAGCCCAATGAAGCCGATGAAGGCGGCGACGAGTCCGAGCAGGAGCAAGAGCAGGACGGCGAAAGCGACGATGAGGGCCAGGGCGAAGCAGGCCAAGCCGAAGCGCGCGCCGAGCCGCAAGAGGGCGAAGGCGAGGAGTCCGAGGCCGATTATGATTCGTCCGAGATGGACGACATGGACGATACCGACGGCGATATGGGCGAAGACGGCATGCAGCCGGTCAACCCGCAACGCCGCAATTGGGACCATCTGCCGCAAAGCGATTATAAGAGCTGGACGACCAAATATGACGAGGTTGTCGGCGCGACCGAGCTGGCTGACGAAGAAGAGCTCAACCGCTTGCGCGCCTATCTCGACCAGCAGCTCTCGGGCTTGCAGGGTGCGGTCACACGGCTCGCCAACCGGCTGCAACGCCGCCTGATGGCACAACAGAACCGCAGCTGGGATTTCGATCAGGAAGAAGGGCTTCTTGATGCCGCCCGGCTCGCCCGTATCGTCGTTTCGCCGGGGAGCTCGCTGAGCTATAAGGTCGAGCGCGAAACCAAGTTCCGTGACACCGTGGTCACGCTCCTCATCGACAATTCAGGCTCAATGCGAGGCCGTCCGATCAGCATAGCCGCGATCAGCGCCGACATCATGGCACGCACGCTCGAACGTTGCGGCGTGAAGACCGAGATATTGGGTTTTACCACCCGCGCATGGAAGGGCGGACAATCGCGCGAAGATTGGCTCGCCGCCGGTCGCCCCGCCATGCCCGGCCGCCTCAACGACCTGCGCCACATCGTCTACAAAAAGGCTGACGAGCCGTGGCGTCACGCCCGCCGCAATCTGGGCCTGATGATGCGCGAAGGTCTGCTCAAGGAAAATATCGATGGCGAAGCCCTGCTCTGGGCGCACAACCGCCTGATCGCCCGCCCCGAAGACCGCCGCATCTTGATGGTGATTTCGGACGGTGCGCCGGTCGACGATTCGACGCTGTCGGTCAATCATGGCGGCTATCTCGAACAACATCTGCGCCGCGTGATCGAGATGATCGAAAGCCGCAGCCCGGTGCAACTGGTCGCGATCGGCATCGGCCATGACGTCACCCGTTACTATCGCCGCGCCGTCACCATCATGGATGCCGAGCAACTGGGCGGTACGATGATCGAACAATTGGCAGGGTTGTTCGACGAGGAATAGGCTTGCAATTCGCTGAGGGCGTGACAGAAGTTTAATCAAACGATTAAATCTCTGGAGAGCCGCATATGAACGTCACCGAAGCAGTCGCATCCCGCCGGTCGGTGCGCGAATTTCTCGACAAGCCGGTCGACAAGGCATTGCTCGAAAGCATCCTCAATAAAGCGCAGAACGCGCCGTCTGGCGGTAACACGCAGCCGTGGAATGCGGTGATGGCGACGGGAGAGCCGCTGAAGAAATTGCTGGAGGCCGTTGCAGAGGTCGTTCCGCAAGGTCCCGCTGCGCACAAGCCCGAATATGCCATCTACCCGCCCGAACTCGATGGCCGGTACAAGAACAGCCGCTTTGGAGTGGGTGAAGCGATGTATGCCGCGCTCGATATTCCGCGTGACAACAAAATGGCACGGCTGATGTGGTTTGCGCGCAATTTCCGAGCCTTTGACGCACCGGTGCTGATGCTGATCCACACCCCGCGCTATATGGGCCCGCCGCAATGGTCGGATATCGGCATGTGGCTGCAAACCGTAATGCTGCTGCTGCGCGAAGAGGGTCTCGATAGCTGTGCGCAAGAGGCGTGGGCCATCTATACGCCGCAAATAAGGGCGTGCTTTGACATCCCTGACGACCATATCTTCTTCTGCGGGGCAGCGATCGGCTATCGCGATCCAGATGCGCCGGTGAATAACTTCCCGGTGGGGCGGGCATCGCTCGATCAGGTGGTGAGTTGGGAGGGGTTCTGAGGCTGAATTGAAAAACCGTAGCCCTGAGCCTGTCGAAGGGCGCCTCAAGGTTAGCGCCAACGCTGATAAGCGCCCTTCGACAGGCTCAGGGCTACGGTCAAGAGTTGACGAGGCAAATTTCAATCCCCAATGCGCATTCCATGTCCGACCTGAAACTCTTCAACAGCCTGACCCGCCAACTGGAGCCCTTCCAGCCAGTCCACCCCGGCGAGGCGCGCGTCTATAGCTGCGGGCCGACGGTCTATAATTACCAGCATATCGGCAATATGCGCGCCTATGTCTTCGCTGACACGCTGGGGCGGGTGCTGAGTTACAAGGGCTATAAGCTGACCCATGTGATCAACATCACCGATGTCGGGCATCTGACGTCTGACGCCGATGCGGGCGAAGACAAGATGGAAAAGATGGCAGCGTCGCAGGGCAAGTCGGCTTGGGAAATTGCGGCTTTTTATCAGGCCGATTTCGAGGCGGATCTGGCGCGGCTCAACATCCGCAAACCGGCGCACCCCAAGGCCACCGAATATGTCGATGCGATGATCGAGTGGGGCAAATCGATTGCCGACAAGCATTGCTATGAGCTCGACAGCGGCCTCTATTTCGACGTCTCGACCGTCCCCGAATATGGCCGCCTCGCCCGTGCAGTGACCGATGACGGAGAAGGCCGCATCGACGAGGTTGAGGGCAAACGCAACAAGGCTGATTTCGCGATCTGGCGCAAGACGCCCGAAGGCGAAACGCGGCAGATGGAATGGGACTCGCCATGGGGCCGCGGCGCGCCGGGCTGGCATCTCGAATGCTCGGTGATGTCAAAGGCGCTGCTCGGCATGCCGTTCGACATCCACACCGGCGGCATCGACCATCGCGAAATCCACCACCCGAACGAAATCGCGCAAAATCAGGCGCATGAAGGCTGCGCCGATACCGGCGCGCGCATCTGGATGCACAATAATTTCCTCGTCGAACGCAGTGGCAAGATGTCGAAATCGTCGGGCGAGTTTCTGCGCCTGCAACTGCTGATCGACAAGGGCTTCCACCCCCTCGCCTATCGCCTGATGTGCCTGCAGGCGCATTACCGCAGCGAGCTGGAGTTTTCGTGGGAAGGACTGCAGGCGGCCTTCACGCGGTTGAAGCGGATGGTGATGGCGGTTGCGGCTTTGCAGGGCACTGAGCCCGCCAGTGAAGTGACTGACAAACGTTTGCTTGATCTGTTTGAGCGTTTTGATGCGGCTGTATCGGATGACCTGAACACAGCCATCGCATTGACTGCGCTCGAAGAGACACTGTCGCTCAAAAAGATCGATCAAGGGCAGAAGCTGCTCGCAATTGCGCAAATGGACGCAGTGCTGGGACTCGACTTGCTGCAACTTGAACGCGCCGACTTGCGGGTTCAGCCCAAAAATGCGCAAATCAGCGCAACGGAAATCGAAGCTGCCCTGACCAGCCGAAAGGAAGCCCGCGCCAACAAGGATTTCGCGGCGTCCGATGCGATCCGTGACGATCTTATTGCCAAGGGCGTCGAGGTGATGGACGGTGATCCGTTGGGTTGGGACTGGCGGATTGAGGTTTAGAACTACCTAAGCCCCTCCTCTTCAGGGGAGGGGTTGGGGAG
Proteins encoded:
- the fsa gene encoding fructose-6-phosphate aldolase, translated to MKFFADTAEIDDIKELAATGLLDGVTTNPSLIMKSGRDFMEVTKEICGLTDGPVSAEVVALDHATMMKEAEVLRKIADNVCIKVPLTIDGLKTSKALTSDGTMVNVTLCFSANQALLAAKAGATFISPFVGRHDDNGFDGMNLISDIRLIYDNYDFGTEILVASVRHGIHVLEAAKIGADVMTAPPSVIKGLFKHVLTDKGIEGFLADWAKTGQAIG
- a CDS encoding primosomal protein N', which produces MNRPSPSGKRVRVILLTQVIGPLDYRLPDWMDADVGSVVVVPLGPRKMVGVIWDEGVFGDEAVEEHRLRNVLEVIDVPPIKRGLRRLVDWVADYYLSNHAAVLRMVISSSAALSAGGTVTEYRPSGIEPARLTPQRAAALDSLVDAQGLVRELAEQAGVSEGVIRGLVKAGALEPVMVSIDAPFAAPEPDHDHPELSDLQEAAAKVMRDAVRSGGFEPMVLDGVTGSGKTETYFEAVAEALKIGKQVLVLLPEIALTQPFLQRFEARFGVEPATWHSGMKQSQRRRVWRGVAEGRAQVVAGARSALFLPFANPGLIVVDEAHEISFKQEDGVRYHARDVAVMRGKFEGFPVVLASATPALESRHMVSIGRYKGLEIPSRFGAAKLPRIEAIDLTQDQPERGTWIAPTLLKALEERLERGEQSLLFLNRRGYAPLTLCRNCGHRFECPNCTAWMVEHRLVRRLACHHCGHVMPPPDKCPECSAEDSLVPCGPGVERISDEVKRFFPEARTIVATSDTLWSPEKAAEFVALVENKAVDIIIGTQLVTKGYHFPELTLVGIIDADLGLEGGDLRAAERTFQQIAQAAGRAGRADKPGEVYIQTRNPSHPVIAALVGGDRDGFYDAETEQRRRAGAPPFGRFAAIIISSEDEREAIETARAVGGSAPQVDGMHVYGPAPAPLAMLRGRHRQRLLVHALRSVELQSIMREWLGGLEFPRSVRVGVDVDPYSFL
- a CDS encoding hybrid sensor histidine kinase/response regulator gives rise to the protein MLFKRYEATPTELKADIGQAWNRMGMLFTIILYILATNYYMTGGLRLEEWARNVLTYNVFFLPVSVAILLHTKAYPGHYPARRIAVMVNDFAGLSYGIIAGCVVMLPLYAVILWVTMGNGFRFGRRYLIIATFMAQISLFAIFWLTPYWQADPSMVATLSITALIIPHYGYTLLRANDRALRAAEDASLSKSRFLAQASHDLRQPVHAIGLFLETLRRTGLSREQRVIADRIDRSLQGVARLFRSLLDVSTLDSGTLKAEIEPIALGQIFAELEAQNSAAAAWSNVDFQVVKTTKIVRCDRALLTTILQNLISNAIKHSIDGKVVLGCRSAGDRVMIQVCDNGEGIASEHLMRVFDEFFQVRERGDPDRQGVGLGLSIVKRISALLGIEVAIHSEHGKGTSIKLQGIELVTDVAPETLRAKRFDPRLPLKGRNVLLVEDDADVMDAMRDLLTAWGCEVDAHSGLPDRMRAGDYDLLITDFDLGGGVTGEEVVAVARAQMGPDLPALILTGHDESKVRQMPDQPAVTVLKKPIRPAQLRSTISTLLLHSKSAGA
- a CDS encoding DUF4197 domain-containing protein — encoded protein: MSILFERRQLLLAGAAGATLALVGCASGPRYSLAEVIRRLLVAASQNAFALLLQPGGFYDHSVARIALPDRLGGGRGTGILSVVLQSQSFRDRLQRQLNRAAEKGAERAAPLIADTIRMVSIEAADEIVRGGPQAATRFLRGKMGIALFDAMLPGISDGLRLFDDQVINRAVQSVTGFDMAALGQDITRKADDAIWAAIGLEEEGIRANPQKTNDPLLIGVFGLLR